One part of the Paenibacillus silvisoli genome encodes these proteins:
- a CDS encoding carbohydrate ABC transporter permease gives MVQNKTIGSRSFDAALLVFMAVVSVLSVAPIIHTLALSLSQASYAMAGQVFLWPKGFDLGSYEKVFTDKQFFVSFWVSVKRTVLYTGLSLLVTVLMSYPLSRESKQFKSRNVYMWVFVFVMMFNGGLVPTYLTIKSLGLMNNFWVLILPGLVNVYNAILVMNFFRNLPKELDESAGMDGAGAWRKLVLIYLPLSLPVLATITLFNIVSTWNEYFSAMIYVTKSNLIPLQTYLQQVVLTIDPTKITTENVSVLTKVSDETLNSAKIAVTMLPILIIYPLLQRYFITGITLGSVKE, from the coding sequence ATGGTTCAAAATAAAACGATCGGTTCGCGGTCCTTCGACGCCGCGCTGCTGGTGTTCATGGCCGTCGTCTCGGTGCTGTCCGTGGCGCCGATCATTCATACGCTGGCTCTGTCGCTCAGTCAAGCTTCCTACGCGATGGCCGGGCAAGTATTTTTGTGGCCGAAAGGCTTCGATCTCGGGTCTTATGAAAAAGTATTTACCGATAAGCAGTTTTTTGTCTCCTTCTGGGTTTCGGTAAAGCGTACCGTCCTTTATACTGGTCTTAGCCTGCTCGTAACGGTGCTGATGTCGTATCCGCTGTCGCGCGAATCGAAGCAGTTCAAGTCGCGGAACGTGTACATGTGGGTGTTCGTGTTCGTCATGATGTTCAACGGCGGTCTCGTGCCGACGTATCTGACGATCAAATCGCTCGGCTTGATGAACAACTTCTGGGTGCTCATTCTTCCAGGCTTGGTCAACGTTTATAACGCGATTCTCGTCATGAACTTCTTCCGCAACCTGCCGAAGGAGCTGGACGAGTCCGCGGGCATGGACGGCGCGGGCGCTTGGCGCAAGCTGGTGCTGATATACCTGCCGCTTTCGCTGCCGGTATTGGCTACCATTACGCTGTTCAACATCGTTAGCACGTGGAACGAATATTTTTCGGCGATGATTTATGTGACGAAGAGCAATTTGATTCCGCTGCAAACGTATTTGCAGCAGGTCGTTCTCACGATCGATCCGACCAAAATCACGACGGAAAACGTGAGCGTCTTGACGAAGGTGTCGGATGAAACGCTCAATTCGGCGAAGATCGCCGTTACGATGCTGCCGATTCTCATTATTTATCCGCTTCTGCAGCGCTATTTCATTACCGGAATAACGCTCGGTTCAGTCAAGGAATAA
- a CDS encoding fumarylacetoacetate hydrolase family protein, whose translation MRLVTVEYEGAPRVGVRTGSEGVILTEYGDMKDLIKDGEAGLARVRAALDSNEPHQGLKLLAPITEPGKILCSGINYAAHSEEDAHAKLPVEPSVFSKLPSSIIGPDEAIVIPTLDCQTDYEVELAFIIGKKAKNVSKADALDYIFGYTVMNDVSERARQFQLQHETIGKGVDTFCPIGPEIVLPDEVADPSQLRVRSYVNGELRQDAHTSQQIFSIPAMIEYLTSMFTLNPGDIVSTGTPAGCGAFMNPPQFLQPGDHVVVEVEGVGRLSNPVAAGWKA comes from the coding sequence ATGAGGCTTGTGACCGTCGAATATGAAGGCGCACCAAGGGTTGGCGTTAGAACCGGCAGCGAAGGCGTAATATTGACCGAATACGGAGATATGAAGGATTTGATCAAAGACGGCGAAGCAGGGCTTGCCCGCGTACGAGCCGCATTGGACAGCAACGAGCCTCATCAAGGACTGAAGCTGCTTGCGCCGATCACGGAGCCGGGCAAAATCCTTTGCTCCGGCATCAACTATGCCGCGCATTCCGAAGAGGACGCGCACGCGAAGCTGCCCGTAGAGCCGTCCGTCTTCTCGAAGCTTCCCTCATCGATTATCGGGCCGGATGAAGCGATCGTCATTCCGACCCTGGACTGCCAGACGGATTACGAGGTTGAGCTTGCTTTTATTATCGGGAAAAAGGCGAAGAACGTATCGAAGGCAGATGCGCTCGATTATATTTTCGGCTATACCGTCATGAACGACGTCAGCGAGCGGGCGCGCCAATTCCAGCTGCAGCACGAGACGATCGGCAAAGGCGTGGACACGTTTTGCCCGATCGGACCCGAAATCGTGCTTCCTGACGAAGTTGCGGATCCGTCGCAGCTGCGCGTTCGTTCTTACGTCAATGGCGAGCTGAGGCAGGACGCGCATACGTCGCAGCAAATTTTCAGCATTCCGGCGATGATCGAATACTTAACGAGCATGTTTACGCTAAACCCCGGCGACATCGTCTCCACCGGCACGCCTGCGGGATGCGGCGCCTTCATGAATCCTCCGCAATTTTTGCAGCCTGGCGATCATGTCGTCGTCGAGGTGGAAGGCGTCGGCCGCTTGAGCAACCCGGTCGCCGCTGGCTGGAAAGCTTAA
- a CDS encoding alpha/beta hydrolase produces the protein MAVIHMTFFSSVLGMTSDVSIVMPQDVKPGEKLPVLYLLHGLSDNETTWLRQTTLEYQLAKYRMLVVMPNVHRSFYSDMAHGRKYWTYVSEELPSVIQAMYPVSDRREDTFAAGLSMGGYGAFKLALAHPDRFAAAASFSGALDIRALSHLFEGNEFTDIFGDLEGTKEHQDDLFHLANVALKSGKELPALYQCCGTEDFLYDDNIRFLNHIKSLGIELTYEEEPGHQHEWGYWNLKLPRVLEFLTQAAAAKKDAAVSK, from the coding sequence ATGGCAGTCATTCATATGACATTCTTTTCAAGCGTGCTTGGCATGACTTCCGATGTCAGCATCGTAATGCCGCAGGACGTGAAGCCGGGCGAAAAGCTTCCGGTGCTGTATTTGCTGCACGGCCTGAGCGATAACGAAACGACTTGGCTGCGCCAAACGACGCTGGAATACCAGCTGGCGAAATACCGCATGCTCGTCGTTATGCCGAACGTGCACCGCAGCTTCTACTCCGATATGGCGCATGGCCGCAAATATTGGACGTACGTAAGCGAGGAGCTGCCGAGCGTCATCCAAGCGATGTACCCGGTTTCCGACCGCAGAGAAGATACGTTCGCGGCAGGTCTCTCGATGGGCGGCTACGGCGCGTTCAAGCTGGCGCTTGCGCATCCGGACCGTTTCGCCGCTGCGGCGAGCTTCTCCGGCGCGCTCGATATCCGTGCGCTCAGCCATCTGTTCGAGGGTAACGAGTTCACCGATATTTTCGGCGACTTGGAGGGCACGAAGGAGCACCAGGATGACCTGTTCCACCTGGCGAACGTTGCGTTGAAGTCCGGCAAAGAGCTTCCGGCCCTCTACCAATGCTGCGGAACGGAAGACTTCCTGTACGACGATAACATCCGATTCCTGAACCACATCAAATCGCTCGGCATCGAGTTGACGTATGAAGAAGAACCAGGCCACCAGCATGAGTGGGGCTACTGGAACCTGAAGCTTCCGCGCGTGCTGGAGTTTCTGACGCAAGCGGCGGCTGCGAAGAAGGATGCGGCCGTTTCGAAATAA
- a CDS encoding response regulator: protein MIRTLIVDDEHLVRKGLVFTVPWKECGFEIVAEADNGESALDMLSQMPIDLLMTDLTMPVMDGFELMRNVKERYPAVKTVVLTCHQDFHFLQDAMRLGAIDYVVKTDIADNVLEEMLHRISERITAEQAQAASGETAEQAKPAESRESLVVLVPEQSSERPAGLEGAVRIQDDVWMVAGKTSSEINELLARIGSGQEANVPLRVARVTNWPDKPRTSEWLPMLKERMFYESMAHDEFIVSLSELTGEKPSAAVASQSIRQQWRTQRWLFDRKEFEDIMRAMSEERPVSRSVTAMFEELAAAWEPLAANNKLWPSWRASTAAFMTLEEWQSWYAQSADAIARYARGRGFSSDVFIAIMRALEMLHADSGENANRTELAAKVNLSQSYFSTIFKEIIGKSFHEAVKEARLEKAKRMLIEHADMPIYWIAEKTGFQDEKYFSKIFRLQTGIVPSEYRERQLRR from the coding sequence ATGATTAGAACATTGATCGTGGACGACGAGCATTTGGTGCGCAAGGGGCTCGTCTTTACCGTCCCGTGGAAGGAATGCGGGTTCGAAATCGTGGCGGAAGCGGACAACGGGGAAAGCGCGCTGGACATGCTGAGTCAAATGCCGATCGATTTGCTGATGACCGATTTAACGATGCCCGTCATGGACGGCTTCGAGCTGATGCGGAATGTCAAAGAGCGCTATCCGGCCGTGAAGACCGTCGTGCTGACATGCCATCAGGATTTTCATTTTCTTCAGGATGCGATGCGGCTCGGCGCGATCGATTACGTCGTCAAGACCGATATCGCCGACAATGTGCTCGAGGAAATGCTCCATCGCATTTCGGAGCGGATTACCGCAGAGCAGGCGCAGGCCGCAAGCGGGGAAACGGCGGAGCAGGCGAAGCCGGCGGAATCCCGCGAATCGCTCGTCGTTCTGGTTCCGGAGCAGAGCTCGGAGCGTCCGGCCGGACTTGAGGGAGCGGTGCGCATTCAAGACGACGTTTGGATGGTTGCGGGCAAAACGAGCTCGGAAATCAACGAGCTGCTGGCGCGGATCGGAAGCGGGCAAGAGGCGAATGTACCGCTTAGGGTCGCGCGGGTAACGAACTGGCCGGACAAGCCGCGAACGTCGGAATGGCTTCCGATGCTGAAGGAACGCATGTTTTACGAGTCGATGGCGCACGATGAGTTTATCGTCTCGCTGTCCGAGCTGACAGGCGAGAAGCCAAGCGCGGCGGTTGCGTCGCAAAGCATCCGGCAGCAATGGCGCACCCAGCGCTGGCTGTTCGACAGGAAGGAATTCGAGGACATCATGCGTGCGATGAGCGAGGAAAGGCCGGTCAGCCGAAGCGTAACGGCGATGTTCGAGGAGCTTGCCGCGGCATGGGAGCCGCTGGCCGCCAACAACAAGCTATGGCCGAGCTGGCGCGCATCCACGGCGGCGTTCATGACGCTGGAGGAGTGGCAGAGCTGGTACGCGCAATCGGCGGATGCCATTGCGCGTTATGCGAGAGGCCGCGGCTTCTCGAGCGATGTTTTCATCGCCATTATGCGTGCCCTGGAAATGCTGCATGCCGATTCGGGCGAAAACGCGAACCGGACCGAGCTTGCGGCGAAGGTCAATTTAAGCCAAAGCTATTTCAGCACGATTTTCAAAGAGATCATCGGGAAGTCGTTTCACGAGGCGGTCAAGGAAGCGCGGCTGGAGAAGGCGAAGCGGATGCTGATCGAGCACGCGGACATGCCGATTTATTGGATCGCGGAGAAGACGGGCTTTCAGGACGAGAAGTACTTCAGTAAAATTTTCAGGCTGCAGACGGGCATCGTGCCTTCGGAATACCGGGAACGGCAGCTGCGGCGCTAA
- a CDS encoding FadR/GntR family transcriptional regulator, producing MTTNNETELTFEPIERKTMVMEITDRLLSYLLSGKIRPGAKLPAERQLSEAIGVGRSSLREALKALTVLGLLEVRHGDGTYLKRADSELLPRVIEWGLLLGEKRTMDLIEARQTIEVSVAKLAAARRDEGQLAELKEIVDRLDTTGNTNSVFEAYTESDIAFHMKLAEIAGNTVLRDMLTSIRSLLRVWIKSVVASEGSTQFSYEEHLAVYRAIEQGDPDAAARAMDAHMDSASSRLKQLIEAWNENEEQ from the coding sequence ATGACTACGAATAACGAAACCGAATTGACCTTCGAACCGATTGAACGCAAGACGATGGTGATGGAAATTACCGACCGGCTGCTCAGCTACTTATTGTCCGGCAAAATCAGACCCGGCGCCAAGCTGCCGGCCGAGCGCCAGCTTTCCGAAGCGATCGGCGTCGGCCGTTCCTCGCTGCGCGAAGCGCTGAAGGCGCTCACGGTGCTCGGTTTGCTCGAGGTACGGCACGGAGACGGCACCTATCTGAAGCGGGCCGATTCCGAGCTGCTGCCGCGGGTGATCGAATGGGGGCTGCTGCTCGGCGAGAAGCGGACGATGGATCTGATCGAAGCGCGGCAAACGATCGAGGTGTCGGTAGCGAAGCTGGCTGCGGCCAGACGGGATGAAGGGCAGCTGGCGGAGCTGAAGGAGATCGTCGACCGGCTCGACACGACGGGGAATACGAACAGCGTCTTCGAAGCATATACCGAGTCGGATATCGCGTTCCACATGAAGCTGGCGGAGATTGCCGGCAATACGGTGCTGCGCGACATGCTGACGAGCATCCGTTCGCTGCTGCGCGTGTGGATCAAGAGCGTCGTCGCTTCCGAAGGAAGCACGCAATTTTCGTACGAGGAGCATTTGGCCGTCTACCGCGCGATCGAGCAGGGCGATCCGGATGCGGCGGCGCGCGCCATGGACGCGCATATGGATTCGGCTTCATCGCGGCTCAAGCAGTTGATCGAGGCGTGGAACGAGAACGAAGAGCAGTAA
- a CDS encoding Sip1-related alpha-galactosidase yields MKPEQLFDHYRLHVAYESGDAPAYDTKGWIQGESGQDELGSYDVYKLPFHDAEETSRMTLELVCHEHTVSAYLSVQLKQDIFGITHAIAPDAGIRLSVGEPIGALEGILAHYNGYKWWWTRPYIAKSTAALPEKTQALLWKSDGLYTQLFPQCANVFKTTMRGDGEGLEFVISPLQQGFRTGRELLFVAHRGANPYAVVEKAAEAVFVARNEPVRLRASKRYPEAFDYLGWCTWDAFYHDVSQKGIEEKAEELRAKEVPVKWVMIDDGWSPVREKQLVSFQEDRAKFPDGLAGTVRKLKDDFGVKWVGVWHAFTGYWHGVDPEGKISLKHKDLLQADHAGRLLPSTDAKRGFGFWKEWHGWLSRQGIDMLKVDSQSSLIEFVRGTVPLGQAAKGLHEALEASASLHFDGRLINCMGMAQENVWSRHNSAISRNSDDFYPTKPEWFREHALQNAYNSFYHSTLYWGDWDIWWTTHEDSTSHAVLRAISGGPVYVSDRVGETSADALRPLVLSDGRVLRADKPGVPTEDLLLVNPVETAVPLKIWSRSGDCGLLAAFHIHADAAPLEGELRLADMAGLEDAAAEYAVYEHFGRCAVSLSQAGSHRFTVERGQPRMFTAAPYRHGFASIGLIDKYVGAAAVSWQDVQPGRAVILLREGGTYGFASKSAPVSARVGGQPVDIRAEEGFYSIACGSGAGLLVEIMFE; encoded by the coding sequence ATGAAACCAGAGCAATTATTTGACCACTATCGATTGCACGTCGCTTATGAAAGCGGCGATGCGCCTGCATATGACACGAAAGGCTGGATCCAAGGCGAAAGCGGCCAAGACGAGCTAGGCTCGTATGACGTTTATAAACTGCCGTTTCATGACGCGGAGGAAACGAGCCGCATGACGCTTGAGCTCGTTTGTCACGAGCATACGGTCAGCGCTTATTTGTCCGTCCAGCTGAAGCAGGATATATTCGGCATTACGCATGCGATCGCGCCCGATGCCGGCATTCGGTTGTCCGTCGGCGAGCCGATCGGCGCGCTCGAGGGCATTCTTGCCCACTACAACGGGTACAAATGGTGGTGGACAAGACCTTACATTGCGAAGAGCACGGCGGCATTGCCCGAGAAAACGCAGGCTTTGTTATGGAAATCGGACGGCCTCTACACGCAGCTGTTCCCGCAATGCGCCAATGTGTTCAAAACGACGATGCGCGGCGATGGCGAAGGGCTTGAATTCGTTATTTCGCCGCTGCAGCAAGGCTTCCGTACGGGCCGCGAGCTGTTGTTTGTCGCGCATCGCGGCGCGAATCCGTATGCCGTTGTGGAGAAAGCGGCCGAAGCGGTATTCGTCGCGCGGAACGAGCCGGTTCGCCTGCGGGCGTCGAAGCGTTACCCGGAAGCGTTCGACTATTTGGGCTGGTGCACATGGGACGCGTTCTACCACGACGTCTCGCAGAAAGGAATCGAGGAGAAAGCCGAGGAGCTTCGGGCGAAAGAAGTTCCCGTCAAATGGGTCATGATCGACGACGGCTGGTCGCCGGTTCGCGAGAAGCAGCTCGTTTCGTTCCAGGAGGATCGAGCGAAGTTTCCGGACGGGCTGGCCGGCACGGTGCGGAAGCTGAAGGATGATTTTGGCGTTAAATGGGTCGGCGTATGGCATGCGTTTACCGGCTATTGGCACGGCGTCGATCCCGAGGGCAAAATCAGCTTGAAGCACAAGGATTTGCTGCAAGCCGACCATGCGGGCCGATTGCTGCCGAGCACCGATGCGAAGCGCGGCTTCGGCTTCTGGAAGGAATGGCATGGCTGGCTGTCCCGGCAGGGCATCGATATGCTGAAGGTCGACAGCCAAAGCTCGCTGATCGAGTTCGTTCGCGGCACGGTGCCGCTCGGCCAAGCGGCTAAGGGGCTGCATGAAGCGCTGGAAGCTTCGGCTTCGCTGCATTTTGACGGCAGGCTGATCAACTGCATGGGCATGGCGCAGGAAAATGTGTGGAGCCGGCACAATTCCGCCATTTCGCGCAACAGCGACGACTTCTATCCGACGAAGCCGGAATGGTTCCGGGAGCACGCGCTGCAAAATGCGTACAACTCGTTCTACCACAGCACGCTGTATTGGGGCGATTGGGATATTTGGTGGACGACGCACGAGGACAGCACTTCCCATGCCGTGCTTCGCGCGATCAGCGGCGGTCCGGTCTACGTCAGCGACCGGGTTGGCGAGACTAGCGCCGACGCGCTGCGTCCGCTCGTTCTCTCGGACGGCCGCGTGCTTCGCGCCGACAAACCGGGGGTGCCGACGGAGGATCTGCTCCTCGTCAACCCGGTGGAAACGGCGGTGCCGCTCAAGATTTGGAGCCGCTCCGGCGATTGCGGCTTGCTCGCCGCCTTCCATATCCACGCGGACGCGGCGCCCCTTGAAGGCGAGCTTCGCTTGGCCGATATGGCCGGCTTGGAGGATGCGGCTGCGGAATATGCCGTGTACGAGCATTTTGGCCGATGTGCGGTCAGTTTGTCGCAGGCTGGCTCGCACCGCTTCACGGTCGAACGCGGCCAACCGCGGATGTTCACGGCGGCGCCTTATCGCCACGGCTTCGCGAGCATCGGCCTGATCGACAAGTACGTCGGCGCCGCAGCCGTCAGCTGGCAAGATGTCCAGCCGGGCCGCGCCGTCATCCTGCTCCGCGAAGGCGGCACGTACGGCTTCGCGTCGAAGTCCGCGCCGGTATCCGCTCGCGTAGGCGGCCAGCCGGTCGACATCCGCGCCGAGGAAGGCTTCTACTCGATCGCATGCGGATCCGGAGCCGGCTTGCTTGTGGAGATTATGTTCGAATAG
- a CDS encoding VOC family protein, giving the protein MTMNMNMNMNMNMNVIRNVDHIAIAVWDIDEALPYYTDVLGLPLVQDELLSSAGVRLAYVQAGNVMLQFVQPIGETPIRKHLEEKGEGLQHLCFGVEDIPAALGSLPGEEQVQVKMGGRSRRACFIGAKPNGVPIELTEIDPYLAEDAAAGKNS; this is encoded by the coding sequence ATGACCATGAACATGAACATGAACATGAACATGAACATGAACGTGATCCGGAATGTCGATCATATTGCCATTGCCGTGTGGGATATTGACGAGGCGCTGCCTTACTATACCGATGTGCTCGGGCTTCCGCTCGTACAGGATGAACTGCTTTCGTCCGCAGGCGTGCGATTGGCCTACGTGCAGGCGGGCAATGTCATGCTGCAGTTTGTGCAGCCGATTGGCGAGACGCCGATCCGCAAGCATCTGGAGGAGAAGGGCGAGGGCTTGCAGCATCTTTGCTTCGGCGTCGAGGACATACCAGCGGCGCTCGGCAGCTTGCCGGGCGAGGAGCAGGTGCAGGTAAAGATGGGCGGTAGAAGCCGTCGGGCCTGCTTTATCGGCGCCAAACCGAACGGCGTTCCGATCGAGCTGACGGAGATTGACCCCTATTTGGCTGAGGATGCGGCCGCCGGGAAGAACAGCTGA
- a CDS encoding ABC transporter permease codes for MAKLWQKESMHFHLMLLPALALVLIFQIYPMSGIVLAFKQFVPTKGIFGSPWAGFKHFRFVLDNPESVKILRNTLIISFGKIITLIIVPVVFALMLNELRLRWFKRTVQTVVYLPHFLSWVVVAGILKDVLSLEGPVNWVLHSWFGFEPQMFLGSNEWFRSIIISSNVWKEFGFSTIIYLAALTNINPSLYEAAEIDGAGRFQKLMHITLPGIAMTIALLATLSLNGVLNAGFDQVFNMYNVLVMESGDIIDTYVYRSGLMSAQYEMATAIGLLNSVVSFILVVLTYSMAYKFANYRIF; via the coding sequence ATGGCAAAGCTGTGGCAGAAAGAATCCATGCATTTTCATTTGATGCTGTTGCCTGCGCTTGCATTGGTGCTGATTTTTCAAATCTATCCGATGTCGGGCATCGTGTTAGCCTTTAAACAATTCGTGCCTACCAAAGGAATTTTCGGCTCGCCTTGGGCGGGATTCAAGCATTTCCGGTTCGTGCTCGACAATCCGGAGAGCGTCAAAATTTTACGCAATACCCTCATTATTTCGTTCGGCAAAATCATTACGCTTATCATCGTGCCGGTCGTCTTCGCGCTTATGCTGAACGAGCTTCGTCTGCGCTGGTTTAAGCGTACCGTGCAAACCGTCGTATACCTGCCGCACTTCCTGTCTTGGGTCGTCGTTGCGGGCATTTTGAAAGACGTACTGTCCCTTGAAGGCCCGGTCAACTGGGTGCTTCACAGCTGGTTCGGCTTCGAACCGCAAATGTTCCTCGGCAGCAACGAATGGTTTCGCTCGATCATCATTTCCTCGAACGTGTGGAAAGAGTTTGGCTTCTCTACGATTATTTATTTGGCGGCTCTGACGAATATCAATCCATCGCTTTATGAAGCGGCGGAGATCGACGGGGCGGGACGATTCCAAAAACTTATGCATATTACATTGCCCGGTATCGCGATGACGATAGCGCTGCTTGCGACGCTCAGTCTGAACGGCGTATTGAACGCCGGCTTCGACCAAGTGTTCAACATGTACAACGTGCTCGTCATGGAGTCCGGCGATATTATCGATACTTACGTATACCGCTCGGGTCTGATGTCCGCGCAGTATGAAATGGCGACCGCCATCGGCCTTCTCAATTCCGTCGTAAGCTTTATTCTGGTTGTTCTCACCTATAGTATGGCTTACAAGTTTGCAAACTACCGCATCTTCTAG
- a CDS encoding ChbG/HpnK family deacetylase, which translates to MTENAISLITRADDYGNCESHNRAIAESVKHGIVRNVSVMATGPALEHAASLLAGDRSICFGLHATMNAEWETFRWKPLLPAGEVPTLVDENGYFKQHPGLWLAAQPDVGQILNEMKAQLDKLRAAGFLITYADSHMVFEWAVPGLDAAIDEWCAKEGLLSYRPFSGSRLPSLETEAAGDPVDRFVHALQHAEPGQYLIVGHPGYDDEETRGWGNADYPGEKVAQDRHWERLLFTDERVLAAVRNGGVKLLRYDEARAVR; encoded by the coding sequence ATGACCGAAAATGCGATCTCTTTAATAACGAGAGCCGACGACTACGGGAACTGCGAATCGCATAACCGCGCGATCGCGGAAAGCGTGAAGCACGGCATCGTGCGGAACGTCTCCGTGATGGCGACGGGGCCGGCTCTCGAGCATGCGGCGTCTCTGCTGGCCGGAGACCGGAGCATCTGCTTCGGTCTTCATGCTACGATGAACGCGGAATGGGAGACGTTCCGCTGGAAGCCGCTGCTGCCGGCCGGGGAAGTGCCGACGCTCGTGGACGAGAACGGCTATTTCAAGCAGCATCCGGGACTATGGCTGGCCGCGCAGCCGGATGTCGGGCAAATTTTGAACGAAATGAAAGCGCAGCTGGACAAGCTGCGGGCGGCAGGCTTCTTGATTACATACGCGGATTCGCACATGGTATTCGAGTGGGCCGTGCCCGGACTTGACGCCGCCATTGACGAATGGTGCGCGAAGGAAGGGCTTCTCAGCTACAGGCCGTTCAGCGGCAGCCGATTGCCGTCTTTAGAGACAGAGGCTGCTGGCGATCCGGTGGATCGGTTCGTGCATGCGCTGCAGCATGCCGAGCCAGGGCAGTATTTGATCGTGGGCCATCCGGGCTACGACGACGAAGAGACGAGAGGCTGGGGCAACGCGGATTATCCGGGCGAAAAGGTTGCGCAGGACCGTCATTGGGAGCGGCTGCTGTTTACGGATGAACGCGTGCTTGCGGCTGTTCGGAATGGCGGCGTGAAGCTGCTCCGGTATGACGAGGCGCGGGCGGTCAGGTAG
- a CDS encoding extracellular solute-binding protein: MKKAALLSAVALMLVVTACGDKTNETATSNNANDTGANAPANQPAEKADPFGKYAETVEFTTIVNNNPEAAKKFPEGESFESNKYKTYLETSLNVKSTPLWEANGSAYSNKFNLMIASNDLPDIFVVENIDKTPAKTLLKRMYDADMLEDLTTVYEQYASDAIKEVHASVDNKALENASFEGKLYGLPSVNDMNNVHMIWLRQDWLDKLNLQAPKTTDDLMAIAKAFKEQDPDGNGKADTLGLATQGAQLFSSDPFTLRGFVWAENAYPDMWVKDASGKLVYGSTTPEMKTALGKLAQMYKDGSIDSEFALRDGNKTAEFIASDRAGMMLGMWWNPFWPIGGEIDNNPKAEWKAYPIMTGDHVNVGNEFYSNSFMVVKKGFKHPELAVKIMNTMKANSTKKIPELLELETNGIYKASDSTRNQWGLNTQVSPAFPDTTARTVKKFDQIFAGTAKEDILDVAEKPIFDQVKSEMDNPKKDLNNYKTYLAWMEGNGVVSRTKQNNIFNEFTGITPTMEQASTTLSDLQTKVFLEIIMGKKDLSAFDDFVTQWNKLGGEQITKEVNDEYAKLQ; the protein is encoded by the coding sequence TTGAAAAAGGCAGCATTGTTGTCGGCCGTTGCGCTAATGCTTGTTGTAACCGCTTGCGGAGACAAAACAAACGAGACCGCAACTTCGAATAACGCGAACGATACCGGGGCGAACGCACCGGCAAACCAACCCGCAGAGAAAGCCGATCCGTTCGGCAAATATGCGGAAACCGTTGAATTCACGACGATCGTGAACAACAACCCGGAAGCCGCGAAGAAATTCCCGGAAGGCGAATCCTTCGAAAGCAACAAATACAAAACCTACTTAGAAACATCGCTGAACGTGAAATCGACGCCGCTTTGGGAAGCGAACGGATCGGCTTACTCCAATAAGTTCAACCTGATGATCGCATCCAACGATCTGCCCGATATCTTCGTCGTCGAGAACATCGACAAAACGCCTGCGAAAACGCTGCTGAAGCGGATGTACGATGCGGACATGCTCGAAGACCTGACGACCGTTTACGAGCAATACGCGAGCGACGCGATCAAAGAGGTTCACGCATCCGTGGACAACAAAGCGCTCGAGAACGCCTCGTTCGAAGGCAAGCTGTACGGCCTGCCAAGCGTGAACGACATGAACAACGTCCACATGATCTGGCTTCGCCAAGACTGGCTGGACAAGCTGAATCTGCAAGCGCCTAAGACGACCGACGATCTGATGGCGATCGCCAAAGCGTTCAAAGAGCAGGATCCGGACGGCAACGGCAAAGCCGACACGCTCGGTCTTGCGACGCAAGGCGCTCAATTATTCAGCTCCGACCCGTTCACGCTGCGAGGTTTCGTGTGGGCAGAGAACGCCTATCCGGACATGTGGGTCAAAGATGCATCCGGCAAGCTTGTTTACGGTTCGACTACGCCTGAAATGAAAACCGCGCTTGGCAAGCTGGCGCAAATGTATAAAGACGGTTCGATCGACAGCGAATTCGCGCTTCGCGACGGCAACAAAACAGCCGAGTTTATCGCAAGCGACCGTGCCGGCATGATGCTTGGCATGTGGTGGAATCCGTTCTGGCCAATCGGCGGCGAGATCGACAACAACCCTAAAGCCGAGTGGAAGGCTTATCCGATCATGACAGGCGACCACGTGAACGTGGGCAACGAGTTCTACTCGAACTCCTTCATGGTTGTGAAGAAAGGCTTCAAGCACCCTGAGCTTGCCGTGAAAATCATGAACACGATGAAAGCCAACTCGACGAAGAAAATTCCGGAGCTGCTCGAGCTGGAAACGAACGGCATCTACAAAGCAAGCGATTCGACGCGTAACCAATGGGGTCTGAACACGCAAGTTTCGCCGGCATTCCCGGATACGACCGCTCGTACCGTCAAGAAATTCGATCAGATTTTTGCCGGCACGGCCAAGGAAGATATCCTTGACGTAGCGGAGAAGCCGATCTTCGACCAAGTGAAATCCGAGATGGACAATCCGAAGAAGGATCTGAACAACTACAAGACGTACCTCGCTTGGATGGAAGGCAACGGCGTCGTATCGCGCACGAAGCAAAATAACATTTTCAACGAATTCACGGGCATTACGCCGACGATGGAGCAAGCTAGCACGACGCTGTCCGACCTGCAAACGAAGGTGTTCCTCGAAATCATCATGGGCAAGAAGGATCTGTCCGCATTCGACGATTTCGTCACGCAGTGGAACAAGCTGGGCGGCGAGCAAATTACGAAAGAAGTCAACGACGAGTACGCAAAACTGCAATAA